ATGGTTCTGATTGAACAATTGAATAAACCCAATGTTGAAGtactttatattttttagatcggTAAAGAACCGAGCTGGATGGATCTTCTCACAGATTATATATCTAAGAAAATTCTATCCGATGATCCTGTCAAAGCCAAAAGCATTAAAAGATAAGTTTTCTGGTATGTTCTCCAAGGAGATCAATTATAAAAAAGTCTTATTGCTCcatttattttgatgcttaacacCATCCGAAGCTGATTATGTACTttgagaagtgcatgaaggaatatgCAGAAATTATCTGGAGGGCAAATCATTACTTATAAAGTAATTTGATAAGACTATTACTGGCCAACTATCCAAAAGGATGTAGCTGATCTTATCAATAAATGTGACCAATGTCAAAAGATATGCTAATATTCAATATCAACCCGCTGTCGAGCTCATTTCTATTACTGCCCCTTGCCCCTTTGCAATTTAGAGAATAGATATACTGAGACTTTTTTCGATGGCAGCAGGTCAAAGAAAGTTTCTAGTAGTAGCTATTGACTACTTCACAAAGTGGGTGGAAGCAGCACCTTTAGTCCAGATAACTAAAAAGAagatgcaagatttcatctgaaaatcTATAATATGCTGATTTGGGAtaatcatcactgataatggatgataattcgaCAACCCAAATTCAGAGAATTCTATTTCAAGCTTCATATTGATCATCGGTTCACTTCTATTGGACATCCATAGTCAAATGGTGAAGCTGAGGTCACAAATAGAACTATTCTTCAAGGTTTAAAGATAAGGCTTACTGAAGCCAAAGGTTTATGGGCCGAAAAACTTTCTAGTATTCTATGGGCCTATAGAACCACATATCAGATTCTGACATGGAAAACTTCTTTTAAACTTATGGGGCCGAAGCTGTGATTTCAGTTAAAATCGACCTATCATCtgatgagtcaaaaatttttataaagcaATAAATTTTAATCGACCGAGAACCGATCTAAATcttcttgaagaaacaaaaaagtAAGCCCACATTAGAATGACAGTCTATAAACAAAGAATTGCCAAGTATTACAAACTCAGATAAAATTGAGGTCATTTTAGAAAGGTGATCTCATTCTAAGCCTATAGAACAAAGCAAACTTACTCCGAATTGGGAAGGATCTTATCGAATCACTGATGTTATTCGTCCAGaggcttataaaattaaaaatctgaatggatttgttaTTCCTCATAtttgaaattctaaaaatctcaaaaatattatcaataaaaatactccAATGAGCTTATTTTTGCATATCATGtcattttatttatcaaaatctgATCTCTGGATTGATGAGGCCCCGAAGGGCACATTCCAAATTCAATCTTCGAATTGGTAGAGCCCCAAGAGGCACAAATGAAGATAAGATCTTTTAAAATTCAATCTTCTAATTGATTGAGCTTTGAAGGACATAAATAAGATAATATCTCTCCAAATCCAATCTGTGAATTGGTAGAGCCCGAAAGGCACAAATGGAGATGAGATCTTCACAAATCCAGTCTCTGGATTGGTAGAGCCCCGAAGGCATAAATGAAGATAAGATCTCATCAAATTCAATCTTCAAATTGGTGGAGTCCAAAAAGACatatatggagataagatcttcataTCCGATCTAAGGATCGAAGCTATCTTGAAATTCTATTAAAATATCGATCTACAAGTTGAGGTTATCCTGAAGCTCTATCAAATACGACCTATGGATTGAGGTTATTTTGAAATTACTACTAAAAAATCGATCTCCAGATTAATATTATCTAATATCGATCTTTGGATTAAGATTATCTTATATCGATCTCTGAATCAACACTATCTTGGAGTCTTATTGATAATTTGCAGATCTTGGATCTTATTACATTGAAAATCCAATCCGTCGGATAAAGATACGTCTGAACCTTGACCATTCAGTTATTGACTAGTAAAGTTAAAATTGTGAATTTTCTAAGTTTTGTTGAACTATGATATATACTGTTGTTTTATCTTGAAAGACTATGAAACTTGCTAAAATAGCAGAAATATATACAAGTGAACACTACACATTACAAAAAGTATTTCTTTCATTGActtaaaaagaaaatacaagggaaAAGACCCACAGTTGGGTCAATACACTTCAAATAGAAAAAGATTATATGATAACTACCAGAGCATTGGAGTTCTTCTtagttgatccttctttgatttgCTCCAACTCTTTAGTAGTCTCAACAGTAGCAGCAGGCTCTTTGAAAGCAATGGGTTCTGCAACTGTAacagacttcggctccttggtagCATTGGGGATTTCAGTTACAACTGGACGTACTGTAGTTATTGGTTCTGCAGTAATGGCCTCAGTTATCTTCACCTCAGTCAGCTCCCGATCTGACTCCTTGGTCGGTTCCTTAGTTGCTTCAGTGGATAGCTCAGGTTCTCCCTTTATACCCATTTCGATGGCCaattttggagtaaccttggagaTATCGACTTCGGGATATAATTTCTTAACCAAATTAAGGCACTGATAGAACCCGTAGTCATATGCCTCCTCGAGCTCTCACTAACCTCCTCTTCGAACTCTTCAGAGGCCCAATACAGTTCCATCGCTTTTGTTGTCTTCTCCTGCTCTTATTTAACCTATTTTTTAAGGCCTCTATGGCTTTCTCATGAATTTTGTTGGCCTTAGTTGCCTCTCGAAGCCTCGGCTCCACACCTTGATCTTCTCGGTCTGGATATGTAGGTCAAAATCTTCATCTCTTATTCATTAATTTTTCGCTAAAGGTCTAAGAGATTTTAGTTCTTCTCCTTCAGTGATTTCAGCTTCTCTTCGAGCTGAACTCTGAGTCCTTTTCTTCTTGAAGGATTATTAAATTGACATCTATAACCTCTTTATTTTTCAGTAAGTAGACCATATTCTCATACATGATCTTGAAATGGACAGCAACCTGCAAGGCAGAAGTTTAGATCGGTCATGTACtagagtaaaaaaaaaagaggaagagaaacttACATGCATGAGATCCTCAAAATCGTGGTTTGCAACCTCCTCTAGTTTGTTCTTTCGGGATGCCTCTGGATCAACTGTTGGCATCACTGAGTCAAGGAGATCACGACCTAATCGAGGTTGCTCCAAGAGAGACATCCACATCACGTTATCTCCCTCAGTTGTGGTCGATGGGGCTACAACGATTGTAGTCAGCTTATGACCTATCTCCTTGGGAGGGGGTGCAGGTCGGGAATCATTTTTGTTCCTCACATCGGTTGGATAGCGAGGTGGAGTCTCAATTGATGGAGCTTGGAGAGTACTCTATGGACCCTAAGAAGCATCACTTCTCCCCAAAGTGGCGGGGGAAGGAGTGGCAGATGTGGATCGGGATGATGCTCGGATAGGAGAAGGCTCCACCTCTTTGATCCTCTTCGATGCAGGAGCAACGACGGATGGCCTTGGTTGATCCTTCCTCTTCCTTTCctccaatctatttggatcaaaccTCATTTTTGCATCGAAAGATTGtacatttagaaaaaaatatgatgatACAAAAGAGGAGAAAATTGATACTGGTATTAAAGAATGTTTGATCATCAACAAGTTTGGAAAGCTTGGGCACCTTGATGGTTATCAAAGCCGAATGGGCCACCTCATCCTTGGGGAGAACTTTAGTATTGAAATTATGCTTGGTGACCAGACGCCCCCAAGAAGTCTTAAAATCCCAAGGGATAGGAGCTCGGATAAAGAAAAAATGACCTTTCTAGTCATTAATGGAAAAAGGCATGCTAGgtctaaatttataattttttctagtgAGAAGTACCACCAGCCCTTCTCACTTAGGTGCTTTTCAAAATAACTAAAGACCTAAATAGAGAGATCCTAAGTTCTATACCTTAGAGGCTGTATATTTTATGAATACTATGATTATCCTAATTGCATTTGGGGTTATCTGAGTAGGATGaatcctataaaaataaaaaatattgcagAAGAAGGGATGCAATGAAAACTAAAGTCCAGACCAGAGGACTTCATCATAGAAGGCTATACAATCTTCGGGAGATTCAAAAACCTGACCTTCCAGATTCGACACCATATTTCATATTCGTCGTGTATGTCGTATTTCTCTTAAGGGTTGTTAGGTTTTCCTCAATCAAAATAGCTATCTCTATTTTTGGGCCAAAGTAGTCCATAAGACCATGTATAGGAGATTCTGCACCATGATCTGGACTCCCCTCATCTGCGAGATCAATTTCAGGGTTATTCTGAGGAGgattttctaattcaaaaattaataagGGTTGGGATGACCTAATCTGTAGGTCATTTACAGTCTCCTTCCTCTTCCTACTTCTCTTagacataattttcaaaaaaggttctctaaaagaaaatgaaaaaaaaatgagaagaacaaaaAAGGAAGGAAGGCTACTCTATGgctaaaagaaaataaatgagAGAAAGGTCGGTACCTAAAGGAAATAGATGAAATCCTCCCAAAAGATAAAGAACAAGTCCTTCTCCCTCTCCGGCAAGCTTCTCACTGATTCCAATAGCGTTCACATAGAAAAGCTTCTGAGAATAATTCGGCAACACCTCCACAAGACAATGGTAGATATGAACAGTTGTTGGGGGGCAAAATCCCTTCTATAGGCAGATTAACGGCTCAGATGAACTGGCTTTATGGCCAGTTTATGATATTTGGCATTAATCCAATGATTTTGTCAGACAATGGTTTGGCACACTCCTCCCCAGATTTGGCCATATCAGATTGATCCATAAGTCAACTGATCGATTAATCAAGTGCCGACAAATGGCAcacttttatttgatattttcaaatcacctATTCAAGTAACGATGGTGGAAGGATATGGCGAATCATTTTCTGAAAAGATTAGATCTCTTCGTGATCCAagcaataaattttgatattaccAAAGCACGACGTATTTATTCCAGACGGCGGAAACACCATCAAGCTCCGTAAGGACAAATATGGAGATAAAATCTCATGATCGATAAAAATCAGACCAAAAAGTAAAATATGGAAAAAGATCTTTTGGTCGATAAAAATTAGACCAAAAAGTgaagtatggagataagatcttctggctAGTTTGATAAAAATCAGACCAAAAAGtaagtatggagataagatcttctgatcggtAAAAATCGACAAAAAAATaaagtatggagataagatctcctgatcggtaaaaatcaaatcaaaaagtgAAGTATGGAGATACATCTTCTGACCGataaaaattggatcaaaaagtgaagtatggagataagatttctgatcgataaaaattagataaaaagaaaagtatgaagataagatcttctgattgATAAAAATCGGATCCAAAAAGTGAGGTATagagataaaatttttgatgataaaaatcGAATAAAAAAATGAAGTACGAAGAcaagatctcctgatcgatgaAAATTGGATCAAAAAATGAAGCATGGAGATAAAATCTTCTAATCGATAAAGTCTCGATCTGCTAAGGAAAAAGATAGAAATAAAATCTCCTGAtcagtaaaaaatataatttttaaatcttgatCTCAAATTGAAACTAAGCCCCAAAAGATAGAGGTAGATCCGCAGATACTTTTACTTCCTAGTccaatctaaaaattatcatcttCGACATAAAAAGTGGGGGGCAAAATATTGGTGCACTAAATCGACCTCAAGTCACGTGGCATTACCATATGAGATCAAAGAATTATCTATCTCACCAAATTACAGTGTATCAACTTACCGATGAGTAGATATTTAGGTCGGTCTTTTACCAACCTGAATGGAGATACCCCGATATCCTATATATTTGAGACGATGTCTCAGCTAATAATGACCGAACTCCTTTATTTCATCTCGATATTTTATCGAGATGACCTATTATATTAACAGCCTCAGTCATCCGTGAAAGTCCGTCACAATCTTTATAACTAAGCTATAGCTGGCTACGATTTTATGTACAGTTGACAAATACAGTCAATATGACCTCATGCTTAGCTAATACGTATAGTTGTATATTAGCTCACTTACAGATGGCTCTCTAACCATCTAACAAATTTTTCTAACAGTCTAATAAATTTTGTAGTGGCCTCCTCATCccttctataaatagaggatcaGGGATCTTTCATCGGTAAGTTTATATTTTCTAGAACTAGGAGAAACTCAGCCGACAGAGAACCCTATGAGTCCTCAAATAAGGGCTCTAGTTCCTGTCTATTCCTCTCTAGTTTCACCCTCTCCTTGTGCTCTACTATTTTTTTTCACCATCTGTTCTCGAGgctcgaactgacttaagcatcgaaggttcAAGAACCGGAGAATCCCCACCCGATTTCTTGACTTGTTTTGTAGATCCACTTAAAGAAGATTTGGGCCAGATCGCTGCGGCTACTCCAATCTATTTTCATCTGATCCCCTTTTATTCTGATTTTGAGCCTCGTAGCAACACATCCAATGTCAATACTTCATTAGCAAGATAATAGAAAAACTAATGTAATAATAATTTAAAGAGCAAATTTACATTGAAGTACTCCAATAGAGCACATCAAACCTATATGATGCTGGGTGTTCACAATTTCATGACAATTTCCCATGCTGACATGCAGATTGCTATATGATCAAGATACAACAATTAAGTAGAATTCACAAGcggcaaattttttaatttaagagGATGTATAGAAGAGTAAAAAGAGATAAGAGTGAGCTGCAAGATGGGCAGATCCTTATTTCATGGTGTGCGCACACGAGGGGAGATTGTAGGTTTGTTCAGTGAGGCATGAAAAGTTTTGATCGTGTGGAGGGGATTTGAATTTCAAGTAGATATGGAAgggaatttgaatttaaattttaaatattgattCTCGCCCTACGAGGTCAGGCTAGAAGATAGCGTTTGTAGTTTGTAGagtatcactatttcattatatATTTTCAGGAGTTGGAATTAGAGCTGGGCATGAAAAGATaagttttttttcataaaaaaagaaaaaacagagaGATTTTTCATCATGTCAGGAAAGAGTAGATGGCAGCATTTGTAGCTTCCAAACTATTACTAGTTTATTATTTTCAAGGTGTGGGCCTAGAGATGGGAACGATCACTCGACAGGCCGGCCTGTCATTTAGAAATAATTATTTACAGGAGAGAAACGCGGTGCACGTGGGGTAGTATACAATTTCTCTCCTTTGAGGCAGATAATAAGAGTAGCTATGATTCCAATGGTCACCCCACAAGCCGACCTATCATGCATGATAAACAAGCGAAACCCCAACAACTTCAGCCCTTGTTCGCTCACAATGTTACGTGGTAAACAAAAGGGACGTCCCCTCCGCTGCATCCATAAACTTGACATGACAGCATTTTGTAGCAAGCGCATGCACATCTCCAGAGACCTGTCTGGAAGACGAGCCCTGcttatctattaaaaaaaatagcgCTCCTGGTGGAGAAATTGTTAATTGGATCAGATCAGTATAGATCACTAATAAATTTATACAACGCACCAATAATTCGGTGGGCCACTGATTAGCACAGCGAGGGATACCTCCGCCTGCCGACAATCAATTGTTGGTTAAATATGATCCACAGTGGATCGTAgaccatttgattttttttttttttcttaacacAAGTCTTATCAtacatttaatatttttttctgctGAACGATATACATGTACTATTGTGCATTTAATTTCATAGTTTTTGTCCTAAATATGACATTATCGATGGTCCACTTTGGGTGAGGTCCGATCAATGATTTCTCCCCGCCTACCACCGGCCACGCTATGCCCACGTGCCGCTTCTCCCATCCCCCTACTTCGTCCATATATACAGCGCTTCCTCCACTAGCACATCCAAGCGAAACAACAGAAAGGGATCTCGATCGGCTCGACCTAGCCAGTAGCTCGACTCGACTACTACCGGAGAACAAGTCTGGCTAGCTAGCCATGGCTACTAAGATCCTGCCGGCCGTCGAGACCACCAAGCCAGTGGAGGGGGGAGCAGCGTCGAAGCTCCCCATCAAGAGCATCCCCGGGAGCTACGGCATCCCCTTCATCTCCCCGATAAAGGACCGTCTCGAATTCTACTACACCAAGGGCCAGGACGGTTACTTCCAGTCCCGCGTCGACGAGTACGAGTCCACTGTGGTCCGCCTCAACGTGCCCCCTGGCCCCTTCATGGCCTCCTCCCCCAAGGTCGTGGccgtcctcgacgccaacagcttcCAGGTCCTCTTCGACGTGTCCAAGGTCGAGAAGAAGAACGTCTTCACGGGGACCTACATGCCGTCCACCGCCCTCACCGGTGGCTTCGCGTCTGCTCCTACCTCGATCCCTCGGAGCCCACCCATGCCAAGGTCAAGCAGCTCCTCTTCAACCTCCTGGCCTCCCGCAAGTCACAGGTCATCCCGACCTTCCGCACCAACTTCGCCACCCTCTTCGAAACCATGGAGGCCCAGATCGATGCCGACGGCAAGGCCGACTTCAACAAGCTCAACGACAACACCTCCTTCGAGTGCATCGGCGAGGTCTACTTCGGCGTCCGGCCCTCCGCCTCCAACCTCGGCACCACAGGCCCCACCAAGGCCGTCAAATGGCTCCTCTTCCAGCTCGCCCCCCTCACGTCCCTTGGCCTTCCAAAGATCCTTGAGGAAATCTTCCTCCACACCTTCCCCCTGCCCCCTTGCCTCGCCAAGTCCGACTACAAGGCCCTCTACAAGTACTTCAGCACCGCCGCCGAGCCGGTGCTCGACGCCGCCGTGACGCTCGGGCTGTCCAGAGAGGAGGCATGCCACAACCTCCTCTTCGCCACCGTGTTCAACAGCTACGGCGGCATGAAGGTGATGTTCCCAGGGATCCTCCGGTGGCTCGCCAAGGCCGACTCCGATCTCCACGCCCAGCTGGCCAAGGAGATCCGGTCGGCGGTGGCGGCGGAGGGCGGGAAGGTGACGCTGGCGGCGGTGGAGAAGATGGAGCTGATGAAGTCGGTGGTGTACGAGGCACTGAGGATGGACCCGCCCGTGAAGTTCCAGTACGGCAAGGCCAAGAAGGACTTGATCATCGAGAGCCACGACGCGGCCTACGAGGTGAAGAAGGGGGAGATGCTCTTCGGGTACCAGCCCCTTGCGACGAGGGACGAGAGGGTGTTTGCCAACGCTGGGGAGTTCGTGGCGGACCGGTTCGTCGGGGAGAAGGGGAAGAAACTTCTTAAGTACGTGGTGTGGTCCAACGGGCCGGAGACGGAGAGCCCGTCGTTGTCGAACAAGCAGTGCGCGGGAAAGGAGCTGGTGGTTCTGCTGGGGCGGCTGCTGCTGGTGGAGCTCTTCCTCCGCTACGATACCTTCACCGCGGAGGTTGGGACGGATGCGCTCGGGATCCAGGTCACCTTCACCTCGTTGACCAAGCCCAGTGCTACTTCCTAAGCCACCCACCCTTGAGTTTCTCCCAGCGCTTGCTCTTTTATCTCATATATCTGGTTAAATAAAGTCAAAATCTGGTTTCCCCGTGGTGTTTGTttttgttgttgtttttgtttatatatatatatatatatatattggcttCCACCATCTTGCAATCAAAATTAAATGTATTTAAGATGTGGAATTAAATTGTGATGCAGAATAGTGGAATGAATGCTTAGCACTCAAGTAAACCTTGAATCCATCAACCAACAGCACATTCAACCTTCAAATCAAAGAGAGGAGTGAAGACTCTTAATTGAATGAGCTATCAACAGAACATCTATAGCAATCACTGGCAGCCCTctcatttattaaaaaaaaaaaaaaaatccatacttCAAAGAGCATCTACTATCAACTTCCAATTATGCTGCAACGAGATTTTCATTTCCTGAGTTTTAGCTCATTTCTTTCTAAatcttattatatattttatttttttataaattttttaaaattgaaatttgtgAGATAGGCTCATCTCCGGTCCGTAATTAGACGGTGTATTGACTGAATTTAAGGATGACTTAGAGAAATATTTTAATTAACTATCTGAGCAAAATTAACTAGATTGATTGTGAGCTCGAGTTAAAGCAATGAAATTATAATCTCGAGCAATTATAGTTAGAATTTTTAAGTAATGGATCTTGGAAAGTGGATATTGGTCTTGAGTTTGgtatgaaccactataaattttgtaTGCTTGTATTTGTGTCttgattttatttctttaatCTACTTTTCTTAGTTATTCCTATTGAATTCCGTTGTATACAGTACACACTCAtacttaaattaaaaataatgccTTTAATTGCTGTAAATTTTTAAGAAACTCAATTTACCCTCTCTCTGTCCTCTTGGATTGCTACGTCTAGATAACATGGTATCATAGCTTGGCACTCAACTTCTTTTTGATTCAACtatcaaaagttaaagatcaAGAGAAACTCAAATTGATTTATCTTTTACTGAAGGGCAATCACAAATTATCCTCCTTTGTTTATTGGCAGTAGTTGCATATACATCTAGGCAACATTGATACTTGGCCCCTTTTTGATTTAATCGTCAGGAGTTAAAGATCAATGACAATTCAAATAGGTTTATCTCTTACTGAAGGGCAATCCACAAATCACTTTCCTTTATTCAATGGCACCACTTACATATATTGGAAAgcacatatatgtatatttatttaGGTACTTGATTAATGATTTATAGGAAGTCATAATCAATGATTTACATACACTCACGATATTACTTGATAGCATTACTTTACCCTAACCTGAAAGAGAATGGAATAAATTAGATAAGAAAATGACTCAGCTAAATACAAAGATCATGAAAtaaggcatcattttataaaagATCATATTCAAAATGATGATGTATTACTTGATTTAGATAGACAACTAACAGGTATTTTTACCAAACCTTTgagtaagaaaaaaattattatgataattagaaaagagttaagAGTTTGTGACCCCTTTAACTAAGCCTTTTCctaactctttctctctcccccctTAAAACTCTCAAATTTGATCTTTTCTTGAATCCTACGTGTTTGATTTCAtgcttattttttcttatttgtgTTTCCTTGAGTCGTCTCTTATCTtaagtattaatttttttaaaaaatttgatattttttgtttGAGGCTAAGCTCGAGTCAACTCATAGTTGAGTTTGAGTTGGCTTCAGCTTGAGTCGATTCTAGCAAAAAAACTTGAATCAGCTCTTGATCGGGACCACTCATTTAAATGACGAGCCgtctgataaacacttaatttaagtcatttaaagtaaaaaattatatttaatttattttatttattaagaatttaatgcttctttttatattttacaggaaagatgattgccgatacaaagagtccgattcgtagatcaaaaagactcaagtttgaagaaaattagacttaaaataaaatttaaataaaagaaggatgtatacggtattatagaaaatgaagatactatgcaaggaacctaaaaagg
Above is a genomic segment from Elaeis guineensis isolate ETL-2024a chromosome 1, EG11, whole genome shotgun sequence containing:
- the LOC105039328 gene encoding LOW QUALITY PROTEIN: allene oxide synthase 2 (The sequence of the model RefSeq protein was modified relative to this genomic sequence to represent the inferred CDS: inserted 1 base in 1 codon), with protein sequence MATKILPAVETTKPVEGGAASKLPIKSIPGSYGIPFISPIKDRLEFYYTKGQDGYFQSRVDEYESTVVRLNVPPGPFMASSPKVVAVLDANSFQVLFDVSKVEKKNVFTGTYMPSTALTGGFXVCSYLDPSEPTHAKVKQLLFNLLASRKSQVIPTFRTNFATLFETMEAQIDADGKADFNKLNDNTSFECIGEVYFGVRPSASNLGTTGPTKAVKWLLFQLAPLTSLGLPKILEEIFLHTFPLPPCLAKSDYKALYKYFSTAAEPVLDAAVTLGLSREEACHNLLFATVFNSYGGMKVMFPGILRWLAKADSDLHAQLAKEIRSAVAAEGGKVTLAAVEKMELMKSVVYEALRMDPPVKFQYGKAKKDLIIESHDAAYEVKKGEMLFGYQPLATRDERVFANAGEFVADRFVGEKGKKLLKYVVWSNGPETESPSLSNKQCAGKELVVLLGRLLLVELFLRYDTFTAEVGTDALGIQVTFTSLTKPSATS